One stretch of Variovorax sp. 54 DNA includes these proteins:
- a CDS encoding helicase SNF2, which yields MNASKILSAVAVALMAVAGAAHAETYEGVHQLTSAASRADVAAQAVVAARSANPYATGADAGPAQVFVSTVSRDTVRAQAVVAARSENPYSEAVTSRVAPVLASGLDRASVRAEARAAARGDALPL from the coding sequence ATGAACGCCTCGAAGATCCTCTCCGCCGTTGCTGTTGCCCTGATGGCCGTCGCCGGTGCCGCCCACGCTGAAACCTACGAAGGCGTGCATCAGCTGACCTCGGCCGCCAGCCGCGCCGACGTCGCCGCACAAGCCGTCGTGGCCGCACGCAGCGCCAACCCCTACGCCACAGGCGCCGATGCCGGCCCCGCCCAGGTGTTTGTCTCGACCGTGAGCCGCGACACCGTCCGCGCCCAGGCCGTGGTGGCTGCTCGCAGCGAGAACCCCTACAGCGAGGCCGTGACCTCCCGCGTGGCCCCGGTGCTGGCCAGCGGCCTGGACCGCGCCTCGGTGCGTGCCGAAGCCCGTGCCGCTGCACGCGGTGACGCACTGCCGCTGTAA
- a CDS encoding APH(3'') family aminoglycoside O-phosphotransferase produces MGTVEQLLPRLPVGTTWEPASEGESGDAVFRRSDGAAFAKVSLGAGATQLDEERRRTEWLAPYGVGSASVLDWHMTPEGACLVTTAVPGVPASDLSATDLLRAWPSMAQRLRVLHEIPAGDCPFARPLSAMFDRAADVVARGAVNPEFLDPGQQDVPPPQLLARLQADLPHRLAQEAQDCVVCHGDACLPNFLVDPQTLRCTGLIDVGRLGTADRYVDLSLLLGNARDSWRDAADARAAHALLYAQLGIDAPDDGRLDFYLRLDPLTWG; encoded by the coding sequence ATGGGCACGGTCGAACAACTGTTGCCCCGGCTGCCCGTTGGCACGACCTGGGAGCCGGCCAGTGAGGGCGAGTCGGGCGATGCGGTGTTCCGCCGCAGCGATGGCGCTGCGTTCGCGAAGGTGTCACTCGGTGCGGGTGCGACGCAGCTCGACGAGGAGCGCCGCCGCACCGAATGGCTCGCGCCGTACGGCGTCGGCTCCGCGAGCGTGCTCGACTGGCACATGACGCCTGAGGGCGCCTGTCTGGTCACGACGGCGGTGCCGGGTGTGCCGGCCAGCGACCTGTCGGCGACGGACCTGCTGCGCGCCTGGCCGTCGATGGCGCAGCGTTTGCGCGTGCTGCACGAGATTCCTGCTGGCGACTGTCCGTTTGCGCGTCCGCTGTCGGCGATGTTCGACCGCGCCGCCGATGTCGTCGCACGCGGCGCAGTGAACCCGGAATTCCTCGACCCCGGCCAGCAGGACGTGCCGCCGCCGCAGCTGCTGGCGCGGTTGCAAGCCGACCTGCCGCACCGGCTGGCGCAGGAGGCGCAAGACTGCGTCGTGTGCCACGGCGACGCCTGCCTGCCGAACTTCCTGGTCGATCCGCAGACGCTGCGCTGCACGGGCCTGATCGACGTCGGCCGGCTCGGCACGGCGGACCGGTATGTCGACCTGTCGCTGCTGCTGGGCAATGCGCGCGACAGCTGGCGTGATGCGGCGGACGCACGCGCCGCGCATGCCTTGCTGTACGCCCAGCTCGGCATCGATGCGCCCGACGACGGGCGGCTCGACTTCTACCTGCGCCTCGATCCGCTGACCTGGGGTTGA
- a CDS encoding SMR family transporter: MTPTYAYLAVAIVVEVLATSFLKASDSFTRLWPSVATVVGYAVSFYFLSLALRVLPTGIAYAIWSGVGIVLISVGSWLWFGQTLDAPAIVGLGLIIAGVVVVNVFSKSVGH, encoded by the coding sequence ATGACCCCGACCTATGCATACCTCGCTGTTGCGATCGTCGTCGAAGTGCTCGCGACCAGCTTCCTCAAGGCATCGGACAGCTTCACCAGGCTCTGGCCCAGCGTGGCCACGGTGGTGGGCTACGCGGTGTCGTTCTACTTTCTTTCGCTCGCGCTGCGCGTGTTGCCCACCGGCATCGCCTATGCGATCTGGTCGGGCGTGGGCATCGTGCTGATCTCGGTGGGGAGCTGGCTCTGGTTCGGCCAGACGCTCGACGCGCCAGCCATCGTCGGGCTGGGGCTGATCATCGCGGGCGTGGTGGTCGTCAACGTGTTCTCGAAATCGGTGGGGCACTGA
- a CDS encoding ankyrin repeat domain-containing protein codes for MNPKKIFDAAREADVDTVRACIEAGADLAAVNKQGFTALQCAAMGTNESELEPILAVLRLLLDAGSPLEYIGTDGRTALYLTAEFSPTTEPVQLLIDAGANPDVRDSHGNHITENAMEEEVAELLSRITGHVLPEPPPPEPDPVKMSAAQWRAAEARIAEVFAALTQAGLVALQDAGDTQSDGFSDCSEAFRTRGGKKAGVHGFCFYTRQDQNRAKRTSQLSLAFWGAPEGGAADMQRVGELVVSQFRSAGFEVRWNGASAMRPEVDLRA; via the coding sequence ATGAATCCGAAGAAGATCTTCGACGCGGCGCGCGAAGCCGATGTCGACACGGTGCGCGCCTGCATCGAGGCGGGGGCCGACCTGGCCGCCGTCAACAAGCAGGGCTTCACCGCGCTGCAGTGCGCCGCGATGGGCACGAACGAATCCGAGCTCGAACCGATCCTGGCCGTGCTGCGGCTGCTGCTCGACGCCGGCAGCCCGCTCGAATACATCGGTACCGACGGCCGCACCGCGCTGTACCTCACGGCCGAGTTTTCGCCGACCACGGAGCCGGTGCAACTGCTCATCGATGCGGGCGCCAACCCCGATGTGCGCGACAGCCACGGTAACCACATCACGGAGAACGCGATGGAGGAAGAGGTGGCCGAGCTGCTGTCGCGCATCACCGGCCATGTGCTGCCCGAGCCGCCGCCGCCCGAACCCGACCCGGTGAAGATGAGCGCCGCGCAGTGGCGTGCGGCCGAAGCGCGCATCGCCGAGGTGTTCGCCGCGCTGACGCAGGCGGGTCTGGTCGCGTTGCAGGACGCGGGCGACACGCAGTCCGATGGCTTCTCCGATTGCTCGGAAGCGTTCCGCACGCGCGGCGGCAAGAAGGCCGGCGTGCACGGCTTCTGCTTCTACACGCGGCAGGACCAGAACCGCGCCAAGCGCACCAGCCAGCTCTCGCTCGCGTTCTGGGGCGCGCCCGAGGGCGGCGCTGCCGACATGCAGCGTGTCGGCGAACTGGTGGTCAGTCAGTTCCGCAGCGCGGGCTTCGAGGTGCGCTGGAATGGCGCGTCGGCGATGCGGCCTGAAGTCGATCTGCGCGCCTGA
- a CDS encoding N-acetyltransferase: MLETRAADARQFATSPFDPQQASAEEWAQALAYWRQRHDEDHPGEPQPDDAHTQQNVQQHTPLHVVHRAFARDAQGRIVGSLNMGVRREGSPDYATFAPFIDVWGGVLRSHQRQGVASTLLHRLLALMEARDPSTATFKTHLPEGRAFLAAIGATEKHRSIENRMAFDSLDWAALARWRADALAPAHGLRLEIHAGRVPFERLATLMAPLSALLEDAPTSALERAPMRFELEGFHAWYAEIDRRGGEHFLVLLRDANDEVAAVCDASWNQLYPDRMFQRLTGVARHWRGKGLAKGVKAIMLQLVRERHPEVVMAITTNAEVNAPMLAINRQLGFVPYRHDGAYQIGRESLRAFLSTRPLAVPEAHA, encoded by the coding sequence ATGCTTGAAACCCGTGCCGCCGATGCGCGGCAGTTCGCGACTTCTCCTTTCGATCCGCAGCAGGCGTCCGCTGAAGAATGGGCGCAGGCGCTGGCCTACTGGCGCCAGCGCCACGACGAAGACCATCCGGGCGAACCGCAGCCCGACGACGCCCACACCCAGCAGAACGTGCAACAGCACACACCGCTGCATGTGGTGCACCGCGCCTTCGCGCGGGACGCGCAGGGCCGCATCGTCGGCAGCCTCAACATGGGCGTGCGCCGCGAAGGCTCACCCGACTACGCGACCTTCGCGCCTTTCATCGACGTGTGGGGCGGCGTGCTGCGATCGCACCAACGCCAGGGCGTGGCCAGCACCTTGCTGCACCGGCTGCTGGCGCTGATGGAGGCCCGCGACCCCAGCACAGCGACCTTCAAGACCCACTTGCCGGAAGGCCGCGCGTTCCTCGCGGCCATCGGCGCGACCGAAAAGCACCGCAGCATCGAGAACCGCATGGCCTTCGACAGCCTCGACTGGGCGGCGCTCGCGCGCTGGCGCGCCGACGCTCTGGCGCCCGCGCACGGGTTGCGCCTCGAGATCCACGCAGGCCGCGTGCCCTTCGAGCGGTTGGCCACGCTGATGGCGCCGCTGTCCGCGCTGCTCGAAGACGCACCCACCAGCGCACTCGAACGCGCGCCCATGCGCTTCGAGCTCGAAGGCTTCCACGCCTGGTACGCCGAAATCGACCGCCGCGGAGGCGAGCACTTTCTCGTGCTGCTGCGCGATGCCAATGACGAGGTGGCCGCCGTGTGCGACGCCAGCTGGAACCAGCTGTACCCCGACCGCATGTTCCAGCGCCTCACCGGGGTTGCCCGCCATTGGCGCGGCAAGGGACTGGCCAAGGGCGTGAAGGCGATCATGCTGCAGCTCGTTCGCGAGCGGCACCCCGAGGTGGTGATGGCCATCACCACCAACGCAGAGGTCAACGCGCCCATGCTCGCCATCAACCGCCAATTGGGCTTCGTGCCGTACAGGCATGATGGGGCCTACCAGATCGGCAGGGAAAGCCTGAGGGCCTTCCTCTCGACCCGCCCCCTGGCTGTGCCGGAGGCGCACGCATGA